A stretch of Ipomoea triloba cultivar NCNSP0323 chromosome 13, ASM357664v1 DNA encodes these proteins:
- the LOC116001088 gene encoding uncharacterized protein LOC116001088, translating to MNKGKGIGTSKQFRWTKPMEGVFLQILAEEANNPNNPTNNFRSSSFNRVASTISEQFNVACESKHVENHLKIVKNTWMMICKLKNLSGVGWEDSLKMITCDSATYMELISATPKYETILNRKIEYYDEMSIVVGRDCAVGRFAKSFADIELESTNEVDDITPENLHDQNDEETRGKTSVSTATSSQKSGRKRKSLDLKVDEMAKQLGNIASAIKSLSTSGIDESELYQQVMTIGADFHEDDLCKAFEFLMTNEVQARIFKVKSSSLKRKWIESFISSLS from the exons ATGAATAAAGGCAAGGGAATTGGCACTTCTAAGCAATTTAGGTGGACAAAGCCAATGGAGGGTGTATTTCTACAGATATTAGCTGAAGAGGCTAACAATCCCAACAATCCAactaacaattttagatcttcCTCATTCAACCGTGTTGCTTCTACTATTTCTGAACAATTCAATGTTGCATGTGAATCCAAACATGTAGAGAATCATTTGAAAATAGTGAAGAACACGTGGATGATGATTTGCAAACTGAAAAATTTGAGTGGAGTTGGTTGGGAGGATTCGTTGAAAATGATTACATGCGATTCAGCAACTTATATGGAGCTTATCTCG GCAACTCCCAAGTATGAAACTATATTGAACAGAAAAATTGAGTATTATGATGAAATGTCTATTGTTGTTGGGAGAGATTGTGCCGTAGGAAGGTTTGCAAAATCTTTTGCAGATATTGAGCTAGAAAGTACCAATGAAGTGGATGACATAACTCCTGAAAACTTGCATGACCAAAATGATGAAGAAACTAGGGGGAAAACATCTGTATCAACTGCTACTTCGTCTCAAAAATCAGGGCGTAAGAGAAAGTCACTTGACTTGAAAGTTGATGAAATGGCAAAGCAACTTGGTAACATTGCATCAGCCATTAAATCATTGAGCACCAGTGGCATTGATGAAAGTGAATTGTATCAACAAGTGATGACAATAGGCGCCGACTTTCACGAGGATGACTTGTGCAAAGCATTTGAATTTCTAATGACAAACGAAGTTCAAGCTAGAATTTTCAAGGTGAAGAGTTCAAGCTTGAAGAGAAAGTGGATTGAGAGCTTTATTTCatctttgagttag
- the LOC116001089 gene encoding uncharacterized protein LOC116001089, translating into MIDVPMLSDENHQEWKDAVLLHLGLIEMDFAIQNKEPPPITDDSTEDEKKFHAQWTRSNRLCVYFIKTRIPRSIRGSVDHFDKVEPLFKAIDDQYATSNKALASTLIMKFVGLRLSTVKGTRKHIMQVRDIAAQLKKLGIILPHTFVVHFALNTLPQHYSPFKISYNTHQDNWTINELITMCAQEEERLSXHVIVPFR; encoded by the coding sequence atgattgacgtTCCTATGCTAAGCGATGAAAATCACCAAGAGTGGAAAGACGCTGTTCTCTTACACTTAGGGTTGATAGAGATGGATTTCGCTATTCAAAATAAAGAGCCTCCTCCTATCACTGATGATAGCACTGAGGATGAAAAGAAATTTCACGCACAATGGACCAGGTCCAATCGGTTGTGTGTGTATTTCATTAAGACACGAATTCCAAGAAGTATTCGTGGCTCAGTTGACCATTTTGATAAAGTCGAACCCTTGTTCAAAGCTATTGATGACCAATATGCTACATCAAATAAAGCTTTGGCAAGTActctaatcatgaagtttgttgGTCTTCGTCTTTCCACTGTCAAGGGCACGCGCAAACACATCATGCAAGTTAGGGATATTGCAGCGCAATTGAAGAAGCTAGGAATAATTTTACCACATacctttgttgtgcattttgcaCTTAACACCCTCCCTCAACACTATAGCCCCTTTAAGATTTCCTACAACACACATCAAGACAACTGGACTATCAATGAGTTGATAACCATGTGTGCACAAGAGGAAGAAAGGCTTAGTGNGCATGTtatagtgccttttaggtga